Sequence from the [Bacteroides] pectinophilus genome:
TATATAATTCAATCCCTATTTATACATTTGATAATCTGAAAAAATTGAAGATAGAAGATTTTTGTACAGATTATTGTTTTTATGAAACAACGCGAGGTTGTCCGTATAAATGCGGATACTGTGGACACAAATTCCGCCAAATTCCAGTTACATTTGATAAAAGTATATTAGAAAACGAGATTCGTTTTTTTGGAGAAGTTGGTCTTAAACGAATATTCATAGTGGATCCAATACTTGGAGGAACACCTAAAAGAGGCAAAGAAATACTATCTATGTTTAATAAGTATGCACCAAATACAAAAATCACTTCATTTTTGCGTCCAGAATATTTGGATGATGAATATCTTGAGTTATTATCAAGAAGTAGCATTGAGGAATTGAGATTTGGTATACAAACAATTAATGAAAGCGTACCAAATTGGATTCGAGCAAATAATATTAGCAAAATATTAAAAATTTTACCTTTATTAACAAGTACCGGTATTCCTTGGCGTGCAGAATTAATTGTTGGTTTACCGGGTGATGATATTTATGGACTTAAGAGAAGTATAGAATTTGTAATAAAAGAAGTGCATCCTACATATTTACATGCTTATCATCTTTCTGTGCTTAAAGAGACTGAAATGTATTCGCTTTTAAATAATCCTGGCGATAAGTGGATTAAAATTTATGAAGATACAATGCGAGCCAAAGAGTCATATAGTTATTCAGAAAAGGAACTTATATGGATGGTACAGTATGCAGTGCTCATCACAGCTCTATATAATATGTATGCGAGTGTTGATGAGATAACAGGTAAAGCAATAAATGAAGCTCCAGAATTTGCGGAACTTGAAAAGACTGTTATGGAACATATGGGTGAATTTGTCAGCAAGGGTCTGATTCATTATAGTGATGGCGAAAAGTACTGGGCTAAAGTGAAAAGTAGTGACAATTAGTATTTGAATAGGGGGGAGAACATTTTGGTTAATGTCGTTTTTGTAAGTTTATATTTGAGGACAGATGAGTATCCGCAGAAATATACATTGTCATCTATGAGATTGGCTTCATATATTATGTCAAGGGAAGATGTTAACGTTAGGATAATTCCTTCAAAGTATGATATGACAGATTGTGAAATAGAAGAGTTGGCTGAGACCTTAGATGGTATGAATATTAATATTCTTGGGCTTTCGGCATATGTCTGGACGTGGGATGTGATAAAAAAAATTAATTCTGCAATAACGCACAGAAATGATTTGTGTGTTATGGTTGGCGGTCCGGAATTAAAAAGTAGGTTATTGGATGATTGGGAAGGAAAACCTATATTTGTATATGGTGACGCAGAGCTTTTCCTTGATGAATTGTGTACACTAATGAGTGAAAAAAGAGATGTTCGAGATATTCACACTCGAGATATAATTTCTGATGCAGTAAAAAAGAATGGGGTATATTACACACCTTTGGATAGAAAGATTGCATGGAGAAATGCGTTGTATTCAGAAGAATTTTTTAAAAAGCTTAAATTGAATGAATTTTCAAATGAGTTTGTATGGATAGATATGTCGAGAGGTTGCACATATCAGTGCGGATATTGCGGATTTAGAAATCGTAAAGGCGTTGCCATCTTACAAAAAGACGCAATACATGAAGAAATTATTAATTTAGGCAAGATAGATGCTAAAAGAGTGTTTATTGTTGATGCTAATTTAGGAGGGATTCCTGCAATTGGTAAGTTTATCTTTAGTGAATTTGCAAAATATGCACCGAATGTCAAAATAATAGGATATTTAAGACCAGAGTTTTTGGATGATGAATATCTGGCGATTCTTGAAAAAAGTAACATAGAGGAATTAAGATTCGGAATACAGACAATTAATGAAAATGTACCAAGATGGATAAGGAATAATGATATAACAGCGGTGAAGACAATGCTTCCCAAATTGAAAGATGTAGGTGTGTTTTGGAGAGCTGAATTAATGGTAGGACTTCCAGGAGATGACTTTAAGGCATTAAAAGAATCGTTTAGATTTGTTATAGATGAGATACAGCCGAGTTTGCTGTTTGCATATCGTTTAACTGTATTACATGGTACAGAAGTTGAACAGTTATGCAATTCGAATGTGAGTGAATGGGTAAAAGCGGATGAAAGTTCAGGTGGGAAAGTATTGGCATCATTTAGTTATTCAGAAAAGGAGTTGATGGAAATGTTGGATTTTTCTAATAAAATTACCAATTTATACAATAAGGCGAAAGTTATTAAACCTACATATGAGGAATTGCTTGATTGTATGAAAAATAAAGTAAATAATGAAAGTTAGACAACTAATGCATTCTATAGCAAATAGGTCTCGTAACTTGTAAATTCAATAATACAGCTAATATATTTGAAATATAGTTTTTCATGTAAGAGAAATGCAACTAATCCAGTAAATGGTTAAAATACTACAATTAATGTTACAATCTGATTTTTGTATTGAAAAACGATAGCTATTTTTCATTATTGCAGTGGCGTCAATTCGTCTGTGAGTGGAAATCTATGTAACAAACACATTGAGCAACTTGTACTTGAGGATGGTTGTAATAGGAATACCATTTTCCTTTTGGACATTGTGCGTTCTACGCAAGTCTTCATTCCAGAAAGCTAAAAGTGATGATGTTATAAGAAATAGTTTTTTCCATCCGATGCTCGTATTATTATTCAGTTGGCATGGAAAATGCATAGCTTTTTTCAGGGCATTTAATTTGCAGCAGTAGAGAGTTTGAGTTTTTGTTGCCTATATCATTGAGTTTCTAAGGATATATGCTGTTAGGTGTGGAAAGATTTGGTTTAATAAAAAACAAAAGCGCTGGATGAGGGGTTGTAACACAGTAAAAAATATTAATGAAAATGGAGAAAAAGAATGGGACAGGAG
This genomic interval carries:
- a CDS encoding radical SAM protein, which encodes MLNIGLLSFFDEDEGGKYTIASLRIAASLLDMDNVSVEIIPIPINICDEHLLSEIDKINNSDFEVIGMSAYVWTWEKIRKISLGLNRDKIKAVLVGGPEIQNSIRSDWYGDELFSYGEGELFTREICKLLIEGANIQDIHQMQKIANAEKKDDIYIIEKDGELYNSIPIYTFDNLKKLKIEDFCTDYCFYETTRGCPYKCGYCGHKFRQIPVTFDKSILENEIRFFGEVGLKRIFIVDPILGGTPKRGKEILSMFNKYAPNTKITSFLRPEYLDDEYLELLSRSSIEELRFGIQTINESVPNWIRANNISKILKILPLLTSTGIPWRAELIVGLPGDDIYGLKRSIEFVIKEVHPTYLHAYHLSVLKETEMYSLLNNPGDKWIKIYEDTMRAKESYSYSEKELIWMVQYAVLITALYNMYASVDEITGKAINEAPEFAELEKTVMEHMGEFVSKGLIHYSDGEKYWAKVKSSDN
- a CDS encoding radical SAM protein — translated: MVNVVFVSLYLRTDEYPQKYTLSSMRLASYIMSREDVNVRIIPSKYDMTDCEIEELAETLDGMNINILGLSAYVWTWDVIKKINSAITHRNDLCVMVGGPELKSRLLDDWEGKPIFVYGDAELFLDELCTLMSEKRDVRDIHTRDIISDAVKKNGVYYTPLDRKIAWRNALYSEEFFKKLKLNEFSNEFVWIDMSRGCTYQCGYCGFRNRKGVAILQKDAIHEEIINLGKIDAKRVFIVDANLGGIPAIGKFIFSEFAKYAPNVKIIGYLRPEFLDDEYLAILEKSNIEELRFGIQTINENVPRWIRNNDITAVKTMLPKLKDVGVFWRAELMVGLPGDDFKALKESFRFVIDEIQPSLLFAYRLTVLHGTEVEQLCNSNVSEWVKADESSGGKVLASFSYSEKELMEMLDFSNKITNLYNKAKVIKPTYEELLDCMKNKVNNES